AGCCATTCATCCCCTCACTAAAGTAAGGGGCTTTCTGGTTAGGAGTCTGTAAGGCAGCACAGTGGAGCACTAGCAAAAGGGCGTTCCAGCGAACTGTCCAAGATGAAGGAAAAGAAAAGGACAAGAAAGTGGGGTTCCCCCAGCTTCGTAAACCGAGGGACAAGGGATGCGACAACAAGTCTATGGCAACGGCTACTCAGGCCGAAGCAATTTTCGATGAATGGCGCGAAATCAAGGGGCTGCCGCCCGGAGGCGTAGCAGCCCTACGTTGAGGACCGTGCAGCCCCGAAGATGACAATACCAGGCGCAAAAAGCGCGAGGCCACCTCTCCCCCAGGCAAATCATGATTGTCTGCCTTTGTAATCCTTGTACCCAAACTTCTTCACTACCTCTATCTTTCCCTCATCCCTTATCACTGCGATATCGGGGAGATTGATTCCATTAAAGGTAGTGCTTTTCACTATGCTATAGAGGACCATGTCGGTAAAAACCAGCCTGTCTCCTCTCTTTAGAGGCTCATCGAAGGAATAATCGCCCATAACATCCCCCGCAAGACAGCTTGGTCCTGCGACTCTATAGGTATATTTCTTCTCATTCGGCTCAGCTGACTTCATTATGTACGGCCTGTAAGGCATAAGCAGCACATCCGGCATATGCGTTTCTGCCGATGCATCTATTTTTATAATATCCAGAACAGAGGAGATCAAGACTCCCGCATTGTAGACGCTGGCTTCACCAGGTTCGAGATATACCTGCACTCCGTATTTTTTCTTGAATGCGTTTATGAGTCTGATGAGAAGCTCCAGATCATAATCGTCACGCGTTATGTGGTGGCCGCCTCCGAAATTCACCCATTTCAGTCCCTTAATGTATTGTCCATAGAGTTTTTCGAAGGATTTCAGAATTCTTTCAAGGACGTCTGAATTTTGCTCACACATCGCATGAAAGTGTAGCCCATCCACTATGTTCTTATGCTTCGGGAATTCCTCGCTGAATGCGTCGTAGACTATTCCCAGCCTCGAATATGGCGCGCATGGGTTGTACATGTCGGTCGCGACCTCGGTGTGTCCCGGATTCACTCTCAAGCCTATTTCCAAGCCGCTTTCCCTTGCCATTTTCCCGTATTTATGAAGTTGATAAAAGGAATTGAATATGATGGAGTCAGAATACTTCAGTATCTGCCTGATTTCTTTTTCTCTGTATGCTGCCCCGAAGGTGTGCACCTCCTTCTTGAATTCTTCATAGCCAAGTCTGGCTTCAAGGAGACCACTCGCACACGTTCCGTCCAGATACCTGCTCATCATCGGAAAAGTAGCGAATGAAGCGTATGATTTCAAGGCGTGTAATACCTTGCAGCCTGTGCGATCTTTTACATATTGCAAGATCCGCATATTTTCTTCCATAAGGGTTTCGTCCAGGAGGTAAACAGGAGTTTCTATTACAGGGGCTTGCGTCGCCCCCTCCACCGGCAAAGCCTTATAGAGCCTTCCCCTCTCGCTCGCCGTGCTCGCTAAGGTAGATTTCCCCAGCCTGTGGGAATCTACTGTGCCGCTTGCGATACCGAGGAATCTTTTGTTTGCTGCCTTAAAACTTTTTTTCTTGGCGTCTTTTATTAGGCGCGTCAAGGACCTGAGCCTATTATTGCTCAGTGTCTCGAGTACCTTTCTTCTCGCATCGTCGGATAAAGAGCGATATTTGTCTACGGCACCTGCATCTTTTGCCAAAATTGCCCGGATTGTTTCTTCAATCTGTCTGTCAGCATCCATCAGATAAGCTTCACACCTTGTCTGGAAGCGCTGCATGCTCAACGACCTGCCAGGAAAGACCGTATTTATTCAATGCATCCATGAACTTGTCGGGGTCCAGCTGCTCTATATTATATACTCCAGCCCCTTGCCAGACTCCCGTGAGCATCATCATCGCCCCGATCATCGCGGGGACACCGGTCGTATAGGCAATTGCCTGTGTTCCGGTCTCCTTGAATGCCTCTTCATGATCACAGACATTATAGATATATCTG
This genomic interval from Pseudomonadota bacterium contains the following:
- the nspC gene encoding carboxynorspermidine decarboxylase, giving the protein METPVYLLDETLMEENMRILQYVKDRTGCKVLHALKSYASFATFPMMSRYLDGTCASGLLEARLGYEEFKKEVHTFGAAYREKEIRQILKYSDSIIFNSFYQLHKYGKMARESGLEIGLRVNPGHTEVATDMYNPCAPYSRLGIVYDAFSEEFPKHKNIVDGLHFHAMCEQNSDVLERILKSFEKLYGQYIKGLKWVNFGGGHHITRDDYDLELLIRLINAFKKKYGVQVYLEPGEASVYNAGVLISSVLDIIKIDASAETHMPDVLLMPYRPYIMKSAEPNEKKYTYRVAGPSCLAGDVMGDYSFDEPLKRGDRLVFTDMVLYSIVKSTTFNGINLPDIAVIRDEGKIEVVKKFGYKDYKGRQS